CACCGTATTGAATGTGCCTGACACAGCCGCCGGCAAGGTTGTGAAATGTCCTTGTGGAAAACAATTGCGAGCTCCGGGCGGTACAGCTGGGCCAGCGTCCGGCGCAGCCGCGGCTCGGCCAGCCGCGGCCCCCGCCGCAAGACGGCCGACGGAGCCAGCCACGACGACCAGACGTCCTGCTCCGGCGGGAAATGACTTTGATCCGGGACTATTCGACGAGTTAACCGAAGCTGACTTGCAGCCCGTAAAAATGGCGTCGACTGGCCCGAAATCATCCAATCCCTACGCACCGACGGCCCATGGTGGGGGTGCTTCATTTGGTGGTCCTGTGGCAAGTGTTGGCAAACGATTTTTTGGCGCTTTTATCGACGGCGCGGTCTACTTTGTCGCGACCTTCATCTCGACCGGGCTGTTCTTTTTGTTTCTGAATATCCAGTTCGGCACGATCCGTCCCGAAAACCCGCCTGCCTATGTTCCAATCGTCAACCTAGCGTTCACGCTGACTGCGATGATCATCGTGACGGGCATCAACATCTCAATGATTTGCAAGTCGGGCCAGTCGATCGGCAAAAAGGCGGCAGGAAGTCGCATTGTGATGGAATCAGATCGCCAGCTGCCTGGTTTTGTGCATGGCTGGCTGATCCGATCGTTTGGATTCGGTTTGCTTTCGTCGCTTCTGTTTAATTTGCCAGCTTTGGTTGACGCCCTATTCGTATTCTCAGATAACGCCCGGACTCTGCATGATCGAATGGCGAGCACCATCGTGGTTGATGCTTAATTTGGAAAGCTAATTCGAAAATGCGAATCAGCTGCCGTTGTTTCGCTGGCAAATCGAACGCACGTCCAAGACGACGCTCTGTCTTCCCAAGCGAGACGATCTGGGGGACAATCCAGGTCGGTTCAATTTGACACGGACGGAGAGAGTTTGATCGATGGCTCGTAACGACCAACTGATTCGGCAGCACAAGTTGCTGCAACTGCTCGAGTGCTCACGATTCGGGCGAACGCTCGAAGAATTGCGTGCCGATCTCGTGCTCGACCTCGGGTTGACCACACTGCACGAGCGGACAGTGCGACGTGATGTCGAAGCGTTGCAAGCGGCCGGTTTCGATATTCAAAACGACTCGGTTGAACGCGGCAAAGTCTACAAACTGGGACAGAACAACAAGGGCGTCCACGAGGTTGGACTATCGGCATCGGAAATGATTGCGCTGTCGATCGGCCGCGAGCTTCTTTTTCCGTTGGTCGGCACCCAGTATTGGCGTGGGATCGAGACGTTCTGGAACAAGGTCCAGGAAGCCGTACCCGACGGCGTCTTCGATCACTATTCGCGATACCGAAAAACGCTGCACGTGTTTGGTGGACCGAGTAAGTCGTACGAAAACCACGAAGGAATGTTGAAGACAATTAATCGAGCGATCATTGAACACCGAGTCATCGAAGTCGAATACGAATCGGTCGGCAAGCCTGTTTCGACTCGCAAAATCGAACCCTACGGCTTGGCAGTTTATCAAAGCAGCATTTACATCGTCGCAGCGGCCCCCGAAGTCGTCGAACCGAGCGAGCGACTGCGTAACTGGAAACTCGATCGCTTTCGCCACGCAACAGCTTTGGACGAATACTTCAAGCCAGACCCCAACATCGAATTGTCCAAGCACCTGGGCAAGTCGATCGGCATTTTTTCGGGCGAAGACCCCACGATGGTCAGCATCCGATTGGGCTCGCGAGCAGCCGCGTACGTGCGTGAGGATCCCTGGCACCCCGAACAAAAACTAACAACTCAAGATGACGGAACGACCGTGATGACGGTCCCTGCATCGCATCCCCGCGAAGTACTGCCCAAAGTCTTATCGCTTGGCGCCGACGCCGAAGTGTTGGCGCCCCCAGAGTTTCGTGAGGCAGTTGCTGAAGCGGTTCAAAAAATGGCGACCAGCTATGCCGGTGCGTCGGCCTAAACCCAGCCGGCCTAAACCAAGCCGGCCGGCGAAACCCCGTCGATTACCCGAACCGTGGCCACCGGCCGCCGGCGATGGGGGCTCGATTGGACTTCGACGCGCCTTGCCATATCGGTTAGATTGGGGGTGAATCTTAGCCGGGGTTACCGAAAACCACCTTATCCAGAGTCTACCGTGCGAAACGCTTTCCGAACTTCGATCGCTTCGCTTTCAATCGCAGCCGCATCGGCGACCGCAATTCCCGCATCGGCCGAGGACTTTTCGAATGGCCCCACCGAGCGCCGCGAAACCGAAGTGGGTCGCCTGATTCAAAAACTGGGCTCCGAAAGCTACGTGACCCGAGTCAAGGCGATGGACGCTTTGCAGCGAATGGGTTTGGAAGCTTTCGACGAATTGCATTTGGCTCAGTTCGATCCTGATATCGAAATCGAAATGGCGGCTCGCTATTTGGTCAGCAGCCTCGTCGTCAGTTGGTCCAAGGAAACTGACCCTGCCGAAGTTCGTGAAGCGCTTCACGAATACGGTGCCCAAAATGAAACGGAACGAAACAGCCGCATCGAGTTGCTGGCTGAATTTCCGGATCGCAAAGGCGTGCCCGCGCTAGTGCGTTTGGCTCGATTCGAGACCTCAATGCGACTTAGCCGGCTAGCCGCACTAGCGGTCATGCAGCAAAACATGAGTGATGATGAGGGAATTCGCCGACGCAACGGAAAACTAATCGACGAAGGATTGGGCGACAGCGACCGACAGGCGTCGGAGTGGTTGCGTGTCTATTCGCAAGATCTTTCGCAAGGTGAGTACTCGGCCCAAAAGTGGCGTGACCTCATCGCTGTCCAGCGAAATGAAACGGACGCATCAACCACACAAGCGGCCACCCGATCGTCCGTTCTTGAACTGGTGCAGATCTGCGCGACACGCGCCATCAATGCGAGCAATATTGACGAAGCGTTGTCGTTGGCACGAGACAACATCGACTTGATCGAACCGACGACCCGTCATTTGACCGACGCTTGCTCATGGGCGATCGACCATCAACTGCATTCATTCGTTCTGGACCTTCGATCACAATTCCAATCGATCTTCGACCAACAACCGGTACTTCTGTATGGCGCCGCCGAAGCGGAAAAGGTCGCCAACAACGACGCGGACGCTGAACGTCTCGCTGACATGGCTTTGGCGATTCGACCATTCCCGGCCAACGATGCCGAGCGCGAAAAAATGTCGCCTCGCGACATCGAAGAAACCGCGCAGGCTCACCTTGAAATCGGCATCAGCCTGCAAGACCGCGGCCTGTTCCATTGGGCGGAACGCGAGTATCGAAAGATCATCGAGAACCTGGAAGTCGACTCGCATCCGTCAGCAGTCGTTCGCGG
The Rubripirellula reticaptiva DNA segment above includes these coding regions:
- a CDS encoding RDD family protein, with translation MKIKCPACATVLNVPDTAAGKVVKCPCGKQLRAPGGTAGPASGAAAARPAAAPAARRPTEPATTTRRPAPAGNDFDPGLFDELTEADLQPVKMASTGPKSSNPYAPTAHGGGASFGGPVASVGKRFFGAFIDGAVYFVATFISTGLFFLFLNIQFGTIRPENPPAYVPIVNLAFTLTAMIIVTGINISMICKSGQSIGKKAAGSRIVMESDRQLPGFVHGWLIRSFGFGLLSSLLFNLPALVDALFVFSDNARTLHDRMASTIVVDA
- a CDS encoding helix-turn-helix transcriptional regulator: MARNDQLIRQHKLLQLLECSRFGRTLEELRADLVLDLGLTTLHERTVRRDVEALQAAGFDIQNDSVERGKVYKLGQNNKGVHEVGLSASEMIALSIGRELLFPLVGTQYWRGIETFWNKVQEAVPDGVFDHYSRYRKTLHVFGGPSKSYENHEGMLKTINRAIIEHRVIEVEYESVGKPVSTRKIEPYGLAVYQSSIYIVAAAPEVVEPSERLRNWKLDRFRHATALDEYFKPDPNIELSKHLGKSIGIFSGEDPTMVSIRLGSRAAAYVREDPWHPEQKLTTQDDGTTVMTVPASHPREVLPKVLSLGADAEVLAPPEFREAVAEAVQKMATSYAGASA
- a CDS encoding tetratricopeptide repeat protein gives rise to the protein MRNAFRTSIASLSIAAASATAIPASAEDFSNGPTERRETEVGRLIQKLGSESYVTRVKAMDALQRMGLEAFDELHLAQFDPDIEIEMAARYLVSSLVVSWSKETDPAEVREALHEYGAQNETERNSRIELLAEFPDRKGVPALVRLARFETSMRLSRLAALAVMQQNMSDDEGIRRRNGKLIDEGLGDSDRQASEWLRVYSQDLSQGEYSAQKWRDLIAVQRNETDASTTQAATRSSVLELVQICATRAINASNIDEALSLARDNIDLIEPTTRHLTDACSWAIDHQLHSFVLDLRSQFQSIFDQQPVLLYGAAEAEKVANNDADAERLADMALAIRPFPANDAEREKMSPRDIEETAQAHLEIGISLQDRGLFHWAEREYRKIIENLEVDSHPSAVVRGQLATMLAELERHEAVVEILEPLVQRVEKDDKMKQRLNLMFIRYNHYRSEMLYHSAMAKIKTGDLDGARPLLIQAHSLSENPVDILITMYRTDGDEGWKQLVQSKLATAIRRADAEVQSAQVKSLANGRVGPALVAEMLNQYAWLVSNTEGDLQKALQYSLTSLELDADGAKYDTCGRCYFAVGDFENAVMMQKRALKLMPHSPPLERQLKQFEEALAGAAAKSD